A genomic segment from uncultured Methanobrevibacter sp. encodes:
- a CDS encoding nitrogenase component 1: MTCKNTLKNKTGILTNIENFETNSVEAPRYSCALAGVYGTTLGIRGGIPILHSGAGCGVGQLFGTLYAGGESAGGNEGGTSTPCSCLVEEHVILGGEEKLRNLIESTIEIANDDLFVVTSGCVPSLIGDDVDTIVDEFRDKAAVIHVNAPGFKANSLEGYNLFWDAIIDQLLPDEAGDIEEKTVNIFGIVPYNHVYWKGDLLTMKTLLESIGIKTNIIFSQKNGLDHINKIPSAEYNIVVNPWLGVRAAEKLKEKYGTPFIKFPNVPIGAKQTGEFLRVIGDKLSIPSETIEEFINEKEDWNYRLMEYPGDAIILVRPNSFYAVAAESSYAIGFTKFLANELGYLPDIIQITDNPPVEVRKEILDEIKNNLDTVVEPDVVFEADTYKIRKNLEDRPFLFLFSSSIESPTSIEDYNALHIPISYPIYNKSVLVKHYAGYDGGLTLVEDIVSSFVGPL; this comes from the coding sequence TTGACTTGTAAAAACACATTAAAAAATAAAACTGGAATATTAACTAATATTGAAAATTTTGAAACAAACTCAGTTGAAGCACCACGATACAGTTGTGCTTTAGCAGGTGTTTATGGTACTACATTAGGCATAAGGGGAGGAATTCCAATATTACACTCCGGTGCAGGATGTGGTGTTGGCCAATTATTTGGAACATTATATGCCGGTGGAGAATCCGCAGGAGGAAATGAAGGAGGAACAAGTACCCCTTGTTCATGTTTAGTTGAAGAACATGTAATTTTAGGTGGTGAAGAAAAACTTAGAAATTTAATAGAATCTACAATTGAAATAGCAAATGATGATTTATTTGTCGTGACATCAGGTTGTGTTCCATCATTAATTGGTGATGATGTTGACACAATAGTTGATGAATTCAGAGATAAAGCAGCCGTAATTCATGTTAATGCGCCGGGATTTAAAGCAAATTCATTGGAAGGGTATAATTTATTTTGGGATGCAATAATTGACCAATTATTACCTGATGAAGCTGGAGATATTGAAGAAAAAACTGTAAATATTTTCGGAATTGTTCCATATAACCATGTTTACTGGAAAGGAGATTTATTAACAATGAAAACACTTTTAGAGTCAATAGGTATCAAAACTAACATCATATTTTCTCAAAAAAATGGTTTAGATCATATTAATAAAATTCCTTCAGCGGAATACAATATTGTTGTAAATCCATGGTTAGGTGTTCGAGCAGCTGAAAAATTAAAAGAAAAATATGGAACTCCATTCATTAAGTTTCCAAATGTTCCTATAGGAGCAAAACAAACTGGAGAATTCCTGAGAGTAATCGGTGATAAATTATCCATTCCAAGCGAAACTATTGAAGAATTTATCAATGAAAAAGAAGACTGGAACTATAGATTGATGGAATATCCTGGTGATGCAATCATATTGGTACGTCCAAATTCATTCTATGCAGTCGCTGCTGAAAGTAGCTATGCAATTGGATTTACCAAATTTTTAGCAAATGAATTAGGATACTTACCGGATATCATCCAAATTACTGATAATCCTCCTGTTGAAGTAAGAAAAGAAATATTGGACGAGATTAAAAATAATTTAGATACAGTAGTTGAACCTGATGTAGTATTTGAAGCAGATACATATAAAATCAGGAAAAACCTTGAAGATAGACCATTTTTATTCCTGTTTTCAAGTTCCATTGAATCTCCAACATCAATAGAAGATTATAATGCTTTACATATCCCAATTTCATATCCGATATATAACAAATCTGTTCTTGTAAAACATTATGCCGGATATGACGGAGGATTAACATTAGTTGAAGATATTGTAAGTTCATTTGTAGGACCATTATAA
- a CDS encoding nitrogenase component 1, whose amino-acid sequence MVNRHGNGSCKRNKIKRILDLNKDTCPNREQRANGTNVYYGKASELLNDAKQRNIKIPDRKFQQSGGCVLNFYLSNRVTTIRDAVTIFNAPVGCSAGSLGYRELYRGVPESLGRTNEYNSAWMTTNLQQDDVVYGASEKLRDAILKAEERYNPQAIFILTSCTTGIIGEDIEGTVDEVQNEVNAKIVPIHCEGIRSRLVQTGYDAFWHAILKYLVKEPEKKQEDLVNVASMLSYTWQDRLEIKRLLGKIGLRVNFIPEFATVSDFEQLSEAAVTAPICPTYTDYLSRGLKQKYGVPYFLYPSPTGISNTDEWLRNIAKYTGKEDEVEKLIEEEHKIWVPKLDAIKGEFIKLRKNGEKPTVLGSLGQGRLVSQMPYFDELGLATPAAMAQDFDDLLIDELEEIIENNGDFQIMVNTFQAAEQANVTTNLDPDLTLTCPFQGGTWERDNNVTRIHSLRGDPEPTSAQSGYAGAIAFGNFLLHAFKNKSYHKTLAEKTEKSYKDWWYEQDNPLYYLNEGK is encoded by the coding sequence ATGGTTAATAGACATGGAAATGGATCATGTAAAAGAAACAAAATTAAAAGAATACTTGATTTAAACAAAGATACCTGTCCTAATCGAGAACAAAGAGCTAATGGTACTAATGTATATTATGGTAAGGCATCTGAATTGTTAAATGATGCAAAACAAAGAAACATTAAAATTCCTGATAGGAAATTCCAACAGTCAGGAGGTTGTGTGTTAAATTTTTATCTTTCAAATAGGGTAACTACTATTCGTGATGCAGTAACAATATTTAATGCTCCAGTTGGATGTTCTGCAGGTTCTTTAGGTTACAGAGAATTATATCGTGGAGTTCCTGAATCATTAGGCAGAACAAACGAATATAATTCTGCCTGGATGACAACCAATTTACAGCAAGATGATGTAGTATATGGAGCATCAGAAAAACTTAGAGACGCAATTTTAAAAGCAGAAGAAAGATACAACCCTCAAGCAATATTTATCTTAACATCCTGTACTACAGGAATCATTGGTGAAGATATTGAGGGAACCGTAGATGAAGTTCAAAATGAGGTAAATGCTAAAATTGTACCAATTCATTGTGAAGGTATTAGAAGCAGATTAGTACAAACCGGTTACGATGCATTTTGGCATGCAATCTTAAAATATCTTGTTAAAGAACCTGAAAAAAAACAGGAAGACCTTGTTAATGTTGCAAGTATGCTATCATATACCTGGCAAGATAGACTTGAAATAAAAAGATTACTCGGGAAAATAGGGCTTAGGGTTAACTTCATCCCTGAATTTGCAACAGTTTCTGACTTTGAACAATTGTCAGAAGCAGCAGTAACAGCTCCAATCTGTCCAACATATACAGATTATTTATCTCGTGGATTAAAGCAAAAATATGGCGTACCATATTTCTTGTATCCTTCCCCAACAGGCATTTCCAATACTGATGAATGGTTAAGAAATATAGCTAAATATACCGGAAAAGAAGATGAAGTTGAAAAACTTATCGAAGAGGAACATAAAATATGGGTTCCTAAACTAGACGCTATTAAAGGAGAATTTATCAAATTAAGGAAAAATGGAGAAAAACCAACAGTTTTAGGTTCACTTGGTCAAGGAAGATTAGTTTCCCAAATGCCCTACTTTGATGAATTAGGCTTAGCAACACCTGCGGCAATGGCTCAGGATTTTGATGATTTATTAATAGATGAACTAGAAGAGATTATTGAAAATAACGGAGATTTCCAAATAATGGTCAATACATTCCAAGCTGCAGAACAAGCCAATGTAACAACTAATCTAGATCCTGATTTAACATTAACCTGCCCATTCCAAGGAGGTACATGGGAAAGAGATAACAATGTAACAAGAATTCACTCTTTAAGAGGTGATCCTGAACCTACCAGTGCCCAATCAGGTTATGCCGGTGCAATAGCATTCGGTAACTTCTTGTTACATGCGTTTAAAAATAAATCTTATCACAAGACTCTAGCAGAAAAAACAGAAAAAAGTTATAAAGATTGGTGGTATGAACAGGACAATCCATTATACTACTTAAATGAAGGAAAATAA